In Campylobacter sp. VBCF_01 NA2, one DNA window encodes the following:
- a CDS encoding sulfate adenylyltransferase, translating to MVSREKNSIEISKSELCALHLLKFGAFGGEDRLKNGKNFAFVAGKFRAGAEVNLICEGEICGKLKIISSQKITDDEKQNSVFENKRPGNEAIRGELSLNSHIIGDEFAEFFARKSSFKNPRISAFFTMADPLHRVHERLLRLMIDKADFVVIFLVGSSRSDAFSANLRKKTLEFLCENFLVKGRILLIDLNDFSALNNHSDPTLECAIAHNLGINKVVFGQKHKHVAGYFDHGDMHSVLDFCDYENFEIWLMPEYVYCNKCKVLSSVKNCPHGSHHHVHYHTRNLKAMLYAGILPPALFMRKEISAMILAQLFPNRFADLQALYDDLFPNDGLIEPRSESEFYEELMRLYQTSALKT from the coding sequence ATGGTATCACGCGAAAAAAATAGCATTGAGATTTCAAAAAGCGAGCTTTGCGCCCTGCACCTTTTGAAATTTGGGGCATTTGGGGGCGAAGATAGGCTAAAAAACGGCAAAAATTTCGCCTTTGTAGCGGGGAAATTTAGAGCTGGCGCGGAAGTGAATTTGATCTGTGAAGGCGAAATTTGCGGAAAATTAAAAATTATTTCATCGCAAAAAATCACAGACGACGAAAAACAAAACTCTGTTTTTGAAAACAAACGCCCAGGAAATGAGGCGATTAGGGGCGAGCTTAGCCTAAATTCGCATATAATTGGTGATGAGTTTGCGGAATTTTTCGCGCGAAAATCAAGCTTCAAAAACCCCAGAATTTCAGCCTTTTTCACCATGGCAGATCCCTTGCACAGGGTGCATGAAAGATTACTTCGCCTGATGATAGACAAGGCTGATTTTGTGGTGATTTTTTTGGTAGGTTCGAGCAGAAGCGACGCATTTAGCGCAAATTTGCGAAAAAAAACCTTGGAGTTTTTGTGCGAAAATTTCCTTGTAAAAGGGCGGATTTTGCTCATAGATTTAAACGATTTTAGCGCGCTAAATAACCACTCCGACCCTACGCTTGAATGCGCCATAGCGCACAATCTTGGCATAAATAAGGTCGTCTTTGGGCAAAAACACAAGCATGTGGCGGGGTATTTCGACCACGGCGATATGCACTCTGTGCTGGATTTTTGCGATTACGAAAATTTCGAAATTTGGCTCATGCCAGAGTATGTGTATTGCAACAAATGCAAGGTTCTTTCTAGCGTGAAAAACTGCCCGCACGGCTCGCACCACCATGTGCATTATCACACGCGCAACCTCAAAGCCATGCTCTATGCTGGGATTTTGCCGCCTGCGCTTTTCATGCGAAAGGAGATTTCGGCGATGATTTTGGCCCAGCTTTTCCCTAATCGCTTCGCCGATTTGCAAGCCCTTTATGATGATTTGTTCCCTAACGACGGACTTATCGAGCCTAGGAGCGAAAGTGAATTTTACGAAGAGTTAATGAGGCTGTATCAAACCAGCGCGCTAAAAACTTGA
- the uvrB gene encoding excinuclease ABC subunit UvrB translates to MQNFKISSKFTPSDDQKNAIEKIVQGIKNGEKYQTLLGVTGSGKTFTMANIIANLQIPTLIMTHNKSLAAQLYSEFKGFFPQNHVEYFISYYDYYQPEAYIPRQDLFIEKDSSINDELERLRLSATASLLSFDDVITIASVSANYGLGDPAEYKGMVLHLELGQSFSSKFLLRKLVDMGYKRNDNFFDRGDFRANGDTIDIYPAYFNDEAIRLEFFGDELEAMYHFDVLENKKTKSVAKFILYPTSQFIVGENRLKTAIKGIEEELGERLKFFENENRLVEAQRLKQRVEFDLEMMSATGICKGIENYARYLTGQNAGETPYSLFDYYESKGQDYLVIVDESHVSLPQFRGMFAGDRSRKETLVEYGFRLPSALDNRPLMFDEFISKKGKFLFVSATPNEYEVNLSGGKVVEQILRPTGLLDPEILIKDSDNQVEILHDMAKKVIERNERILVTVLTKKMAEELSKYYLELGIKVKYMHSDIDAIERNELIRGLRSGEFDMLIGINLLREGLDLPEVSLIAIFDADKEGFLRSETSLIQTMGRAARNLNGQVVMFCKKITRSMQSAIDITTARRKFQDEYNRAHGITPHSASRNIEESLKIDDGAEILTKAKKLEKMPAAERAKIIKELRKQMLEAAAALEFEKAAALRDEIAKMKKL, encoded by the coding sequence TTGCAAAATTTTAAAATATCATCAAAATTTACCCCAAGCGACGATCAAAAAAACGCGATAGAAAAAATCGTGCAGGGTATCAAAAACGGCGAAAAATATCAAACACTGCTCGGTGTTACCGGAAGCGGAAAAACCTTTACTATGGCAAATATCATCGCAAATTTGCAAATTCCAACTCTCATAATGACACACAACAAATCCCTTGCAGCGCAACTTTATAGCGAATTTAAGGGCTTTTTCCCGCAAAATCATGTCGAGTATTTTATCAGCTATTATGATTATTATCAGCCAGAAGCCTACATTCCGCGCCAAGACCTTTTTATCGAAAAAGATAGCTCCATAAATGATGAGTTAGAACGCCTTCGCCTCTCAGCCACGGCTAGTTTGCTAAGTTTTGACGATGTTATTACAATAGCTTCGGTTTCGGCAAACTACGGCTTGGGCGACCCTGCCGAATACAAAGGCATGGTGCTTCACCTTGAACTAGGGCAAAGTTTTTCTAGCAAATTTCTACTTCGCAAACTCGTCGATATGGGATATAAACGCAATGATAATTTTTTTGATCGTGGCGATTTCCGCGCTAACGGCGATACGATCGACATTTATCCGGCGTATTTTAACGACGAAGCCATAAGGCTAGAATTTTTTGGCGACGAGCTTGAAGCGATGTATCATTTCGATGTTTTGGAAAATAAAAAAACAAAAAGCGTGGCTAAATTTATCCTTTATCCCACAAGTCAGTTTATCGTCGGCGAAAACCGCCTAAAAACGGCGATTAAAGGCATTGAAGAAGAGCTTGGTGAGAGATTAAAATTTTTTGAAAATGAAAACAGGCTCGTCGAAGCCCAGCGCCTAAAACAGCGGGTCGAATTTGACCTTGAAATGATGAGTGCAACGGGCATTTGCAAAGGGATCGAAAACTACGCGCGCTACTTGACGGGGCAAAACGCCGGAGAGACGCCGTATTCGCTATTTGATTACTACGAGAGCAAGGGGCAAGACTACCTAGTTATCGTCGATGAAAGCCATGTGAGCTTGCCGCAGTTTCGCGGTATGTTCGCAGGCGATCGAAGTCGCAAAGAAACGCTCGTAGAATACGGCTTTCGCCTGCCTAGTGCGCTTGATAACCGCCCTTTGATGTTTGATGAATTTATCAGCAAAAAAGGCAAATTTTTATTCGTTTCAGCCACGCCAAATGAATACGAAGTGAATTTAAGCGGCGGAAAGGTTGTGGAGCAAATTTTGCGTCCGACAGGGCTTTTAGACCCCGAAATTCTCATAAAAGATAGCGACAATCAAGTCGAAATCCTGCACGATATGGCAAAAAAAGTAATAGAGCGAAACGAGAGAATTTTAGTAACCGTGCTAACAAAAAAAATGGCAGAAGAGCTTAGCAAATACTACCTTGAACTAGGAATTAAAGTAAAATACATGCATTCAGACATCGACGCAATAGAGCGAAATGAGCTAATCAGAGGGCTAAGATCAGGCGAATTTGATATGTTAATCGGTATAAATTTGCTCCGTGAGGGCTTGGATTTGCCGGAAGTTAGTTTGATTGCGATTTTTGACGCCGATAAAGAGGGCTTTTTGCGCTCTGAAACTAGCCTTATTCAGACTATGGGACGGGCTGCTAGGAATTTAAACGGGCAGGTTGTGATGTTTTGCAAAAAAATCACCCGCTCAATGCAAAGTGCTATCGATATAACCACGGCTAGACGCAAATTCCAAGATGAATACAACCGCGCTCACGGCATAACGCCACACTCGGCAAGTCGCAACATAGAAGAAAGCCTAAAAATTGATGATGGGGCTGAAATTTTAACCAAAGCGAAAAAGTTAGAAAAAATGCCAGCCGCCGAGAGAGCCAAAATCATAAAAGAGCTAAGAAAGCAAATGCTAGAAGCCGCTGCTGCGCTGGAATTCGAAAAAGCTGCTGCGTTAAGAGATGAAATAGCGAAAATGAAAAAACTCTAA
- a CDS encoding phosphatidylglycerophosphatase A family protein: MNKLFVTFFGSGLLRPAPGTWGSVAGWIVGLVILSLAGGTTLFLCAALVFVISLKIIDEYEKQVGSHDNSEIVIDEVVGVWIAMSIGASVGEVYGIDFAQIISGFEASRLSWLAMILSLVLFRVFDIWKPSIIGRADRDIKGGLGVMSDDILAGFFAGLGVLIIFSLMIKFGIGGLIF, encoded by the coding sequence TTGAATAAGCTATTTGTTACATTTTTTGGAAGTGGGCTTTTGCGACCTGCGCCTGGGACTTGGGGAAGCGTGGCAGGCTGGATTGTAGGGCTTGTGATTTTATCACTTGCGGGAGGAACGACGCTGTTTTTGTGCGCTGCTCTGGTTTTTGTAATCTCGCTAAAAATCATTGACGAATACGAAAAGCAGGTCGGCTCGCACGATAATAGTGAAATCGTAATCGACGAGGTCGTGGGCGTGTGGATCGCTATGAGCATCGGTGCTAGCGTGGGCGAAGTGTATGGGATAGATTTCGCGCAGATTATTTCTGGCTTTGAAGCTAGCAGGCTTTCGTGGCTTGCGATGATTTTATCCCTTGTGCTATTTAGGGTTTTTGATATATGGAAGCCATCTATCATAGGGCGCGCCGATCGCGATATCAAGGGCGGTCTGGGCGTGATGAGCGATGATATTTTGGCTGGATTTTTCGCTGGGCTTGGGGTTTTGATTATTTTTTCATTGATGATTAAATTTGGAATTGGAGGGCTGATTTTTTAA
- a CDS encoding ACT domain-containing protein, which translates to MKAIVTVVGKDKVGIVAGVATKLAALGLNIDDITQTVLDEFFTMMAVVSSDDKKDFTALRSELEEFGVSLNVKINIQSSAIFDAMHNI; encoded by the coding sequence ATGAAAGCAATTGTAACAGTAGTCGGCAAGGACAAGGTCGGCATCGTAGCTGGCGTAGCTACCAAGCTAGCCGCACTTGGCCTAAATATCGACGATATTACGCAGACCGTTTTAGACGAGTTTTTCACAATGATGGCTGTGGTCAGTAGCGATGATAAAAAGGACTTCACGGCCCTTCGCAGCGAGCTTGAAGAGTTCGGCGTTAGTCTAAATGTCAAAATCAATATCCAAAGTTCGGCGATTTTTGACGCCATGCACAATATCTAA
- a CDS encoding PFL family protein, translating to MNIKQVTETISMIEEQNFDIRTITMGISLLDCIDANPEKACEKIYTKITKKAENLVAVGDEISAELGIPIVNKRICVTPISLIGAATDLDDYTIFARTLDEAAHAVGVNFIGGFSALVQKGYQKGDEILIHSIPRALAGTERVCASVNVGSTKTGINMSAVRDMGEIIKQTANLSKFGCAKLVVFANAVEDNPFMAGAFHGVGEADVVINVGVSGPGVVKRALEKVRGESFDILAETVKKTAFKITRIGQLVGSMASERLGVKFGIVDLSLAPTPAVGDSVARVLEEMGLERVGAHGTTAALALLNDAVKKGGVMACNQVGGLSGAFIPVSEDEGMIEAVKAGALNLEKLEAMTAICSVGLDMIAIPSDTPAATISAMIADEAAIGVINQKTTAVRIIPLGQKGDMIEFGGLLGSAPVMSVNSASSAEFIARGGQIPAPIHSFRN from the coding sequence ATGAATATCAAGCAAGTAACCGAAACAATCTCGATGATCGAGGAGCAAAATTTCGATATCCGCACCATTACAATGGGCATTTCGCTTCTTGATTGTATCGACGCAAACCCCGAAAAAGCCTGCGAGAAAATTTACACCAAAATCACAAAAAAAGCCGAAAATTTAGTCGCTGTTGGCGATGAAATTTCAGCCGAGCTTGGTATCCCAATCGTCAATAAACGCATCTGCGTAACGCCGATTTCGCTCATCGGTGCGGCCACGGATTTAGATGATTACACGATTTTTGCGCGCACGCTAGACGAGGCCGCGCACGCTGTGGGCGTGAATTTCATCGGCGGATTTAGCGCTCTTGTGCAAAAAGGCTACCAAAAGGGCGATGAAATCCTAATCCACTCAATCCCGCGCGCCCTAGCTGGAACCGAGCGCGTCTGCGCTAGCGTAAATGTAGGCTCGACCAAAACCGGCATAAATATGTCTGCTGTGCGCGATATGGGCGAAATCATCAAACAAACCGCAAATTTAAGCAAATTTGGTTGCGCTAAACTCGTGGTTTTTGCAAACGCCGTCGAGGACAATCCCTTTATGGCGGGCGCATTTCACGGAGTAGGTGAGGCTGATGTGGTTATAAATGTCGGTGTATCAGGTCCTGGCGTGGTCAAACGCGCCTTAGAAAAGGTGCGTGGAGAGAGCTTTGATATACTCGCTGAAACCGTCAAAAAAACCGCCTTTAAAATCACCCGCATAGGCCAGTTGGTCGGCTCAATGGCTAGCGAGAGGCTGGGCGTGAAATTTGGCATTGTGGATTTATCGCTAGCTCCGACGCCTGCTGTGGGGGATTCTGTGGCGAGAGTGCTCGAAGAAATGGGCTTGGAGCGCGTGGGCGCGCACGGCACGACAGCTGCGCTTGCGCTTTTAAACGACGCGGTCAAAAAAGGTGGCGTCATGGCGTGCAACCAAGTCGGAGGCCTATCTGGGGCGTTTATACCGGTCTCTGAGGACGAGGGCATGATAGAGGCGGTCAAGGCTGGCGCGCTAAATTTGGAAAAATTAGAGGCGATGACGGCGATTTGCTCCGTGGGGCTCGATATGATTGCGATTCCGTCCGATACGCCCGCAGCTACGATTTCAGCGATGATAGCCGATGAGGCCGCAATCGGCGTGATAAACCAAAAAACTACCGCCGTGCGCATTATCCCGCTAGGCCAAAAGGGCGATATGATTGAGTTTGGCGGATTGCTAGGCTCTGCGCCAGTGATGAGTGTAAATTCGGCTTCGTCGGCTGAATTTATCGCCAGAGGCGGGCAAATACCTGCGCCGATTCATAGTTTTAGGAATTAA